The DNA region CTTTAATATCTTTAAAGCGGTCTGTTTATTCTGATGCTGCGAACGCTCATTCTGGCACTGGGCCACAAGCCCGGTGGGGGTATGCGTGATCCTCACCGCAGTGTCCGATTTCTGCATATGCTGCCCGCCGGCGCCCTGGGCACGGAACGTCTCAATAGCCAGGTCTTTCTCGTCGATCTCTATCAGGCTTTCTTCCCCCAGGTCCGGGCTGACATCTACCGAGGCAAAAGAGGTATGCCTGCGTTTATTTGAATCAAAAGGGGATATCCTGACCAGGCGATGAACGCCTCTTTCCGCCTTCAAATAACCATATACATAATCGCCCTGGATAAGGATGGTCGCGTTCTTTACCCCGGCCTCTTCTCCTTCCAGGAAATCTGCGGTTTTTACCTTGTAACCTTTATCCTCGGCCCAGCGGGTATACATCCTCAACAGCATGCTTGCCCAGTCGCAGGCCTCGGTCCCCCCTGCACCTGCATTAATGCTCAAAAATGCGCTGTTCCTGTCGCACTCGCCATTAAGCAAGGCGTAAAATTCTATCCCCGCTACTTCCTTCTCCAGAGCGTCGACGCCCTTGTTCAATTCATCGCATAACTGCAGGTCATCAGGCTTGAGGATATCCAAAAGCTCCTTAAGCTCTTCATACCGCTTGAATGCGTTTTCCCAGGGTTCAATCCCGGACTTCAGCGCTTTTAATTCTTTGACTGTTCGGGAGGAGTTAGAATCGTCGTTCCAGAAATCGGGACTGGACATTTTTGCGGACAGTTCGTCGATCTGTTTCTTCTTGTTATCCCTGTCAAAGATAACCTCTTAGATTCTGGATATCCCCGTATATAGCCGCAAGCCTTGCTTTCAAATCATCTAACATTTATTCCTCCGTTTATCTCGTTTTTATCCCTTTTAAAGCCAGGGCGAAATCATCTTTATTATCGGCGAAGCTTACTGCTTGTTCCTCGGTGATCTTACCGGCATTGACCATTTTTACCAGCGCCTGTTCAAAAGACTGCATACCGAAAACCTCGCCCTCTTCAATATATTTAGCCATATTCACCGCTTTGTTCTCGCGGATAAGCCGGCTTATGGTCGGGGTAAGCAGCATAACCTCCGCGGCGGGGACCCTGCCCGAGCCGTCCTTTAACGGGATCAACCGCAGGGATATCACCCCTTTTAAAAGCGAAGCCAGTTGGGAACAAACCTGGGGCTGTTGATGCGGGGGGAAAAAGTTAACGATCCTTTCCACTGTCTGAGAGGCGTTCACCGTGTGCAGAGTGCTCAACACCAGCACGCCTGTCTCGGCGATCGTGATAGCCGCCGCCATTGTCTCGGTATCGCGGATGTTGCCTATATATATCACATCCGGGCTTTGCAGGGTGAATGAACGCAAGGCCGTGGGATAAGACATCACATCCTTGCCGATTTCCCGCTGATTGACTATGGAATTCTTATCCTGGAACGTGCATTCTATCGGCTCTTCCAGGGTAAGTATATGCTTATGGCTGTTTATATTGATGTACTCAATAATACTGGCGATGGTAGTGGACTTTCCCGAGCCCATGGTCCCGGTCAAAAGGATCAGTCCCCGGCGCTCCATTACCAGTTTCTTAAGCACCTCCGCCGGGAGATTCAGGTCCTCCAGCCCTTTTATCACCGAAGGGATGCTGCGGATAACGATCGACGGCCAATTGCGCTGGCGAAAGATGCTCACGCGAAAACGGTGTTTTAATTCCGGGCAATAATAAGCGAATTCCAGGTCGAGATTTTTCTTGAAAAATTCCCGGAATTCCTCGGAAATAAGCTTCTGGAAGGTAAGGTCGATATCATCCACTGAAACGACCTGATCGGTAGCATTGACCACCTGTCCGTGAATGCGCATGCGCACAGTGCCCCCGGCGCGGTAAAACATATCCGAGGCGCCCTTCTCAATCATCATCTTCAAATAATCTATTATATCCAAAAACACCCCCCTGTTGTTTTTTATTATACCACTCCGCGGCTTTTTTCAGTAGGGAAAAATTCCATGTGCCTGACAAACATCAGCCTGGCCTGCGCGTCCGTTAATATCTTCTGTTCCCTATGCACTTTAACAGCGCCTTTTCTGAAGCCAAAAGCGCTCTTTTGCGTTCCCTGCCCAGGGCATAACCTCCCGGGCTATTGTCGCTTTTTATTACCCGGTGGCAGGGGATAATCAGTAGATACGGATTGTTTTTAAGCGCCTGCCCTGCGGCCCTGGCTGCACCCGGTTTCCCCGCCCTGGCAGCCACCCATTTGTATGTGCGCACCTGGCCGAAAGGGATACCCATTATTATTTTGCATACTTTCCAGGCCCAGGCGGTCATATTATTCCAGGATTTTTTTCTTATGCAAAAGGTGGTGGTATTTCAAGGCGAACCTATGCGCCTCATCCCTCACCCTGCGGATAAGGTTAAGTCCGGGGCTGTCCAATCTCATCTTTAGGACCTCTGAACCTCGCTTAGTATAAATGTTCTCTTCTTTTTTCGCTATGCTTATCAGCGCGAGGTCCAGCCCAAGCTTTCTTAACTCGTCTTCAGCAGCCAGAAAATGTTGTTTCCCGCCGTCAATCAGGACCAGGTCGGGCAAATCCCTTTTTTCCTCTTTTAACCGGCTGTACCTGCGCCGGACCGCTTCCCGGAGCATGCTGTAATCATCTATTCCAGAAACAGTTTTGATCCTGAACCTGCGGTAATTATCTTTATCCGGGGAGCCCTTATAGAAACTGACCATTGAGCCGCAGGCCTCTTTGCCTGAGATATTGGATATGTCGAAACCCTCTATGCGCAAGGGCAGATCCTTGATCCCGGATATTTTCTTCAGATCCTCCATCTCTTCATTCCCCGGGGCGAAGCCGCCTTTAGCAATTGCGCTCAAGGCGGAAATCTGGTCGCGGATCCGGCCGGCATCCTCGAACTTTCTTTCTTTTGAAAAGCGCTCCATTTTCAAAGCTAGGTTATATATCAGTTTTTCATACCGGGAATCCAAAAACATGCGGATATCTTCAATGATACCTTGGTAATCTTTTCGGCTGACCTTATCCGCGCAGGGCCCGGGGCAAAGTTTCAGCCGGTAATAAAGACAGGGGATTTTCGGCATACTCTTGCAGGAACGGAAACCGAATACCTGGCGGATGACCTTTAACGCCTGGCGCAAGAGCTGGGCGCTGGTATACGGGCCGAAGTACGAAGCGCTATCATTATCAGCCCGGGATTTCTGCCGGCAGATGGAGACCACCGGAAAATCCTCGCCTGATATCCGGATCAAAGGGAATGACTTGTCGTCTTTAAGGCTGATATTATACTGCGGCTGTTTCTCCTTTATCAACGCCGCTTCCAACAACTGCGCCTGTGATTCAGTGGGAGTAAGGATATGCTCCAAGCCGGCTATTTTGGCGACCATTGCCTGGGTCTTGGCGGAAAGAAAACGGCTAAAATAAGACTGCACCCTTTTTTTTAGGGATTTGGCTTTGCCGATATAAATAATCTCTCCGGCGGCGTC from Candidatus Omnitrophota bacterium includes:
- the prfB gene encoding peptide chain release factor 2 (programmed frameshift); this encodes MLDDLKARLAAIYGDIQNLRVIFDRDNKKKQIDELSAKMSSPDFWNDDSNSSRTVKELKALKSGIEPWENAFKRYEELKELLDILKPDDLQLCDELNKGVDALEKEVAGIEFYALLNGECDRNSAFLSINAGAGGTEACDWASMLLRMYTRWAEDKGYKVKTADFLEGEEAGVKNATILIQGDYVYGYLKAERGVHRLVRISPFDSNKRRHTSFASVDVSPDLGEESLIEIDEKDLAIETFRAQGAGGQHMQKSDTAVRITHTPTGLVAQCQNERSQHQNKQTALKILKARLYELKEQQKERELAKHATEKKKIEWGSQIRSYVMQPYTMVKDHRTEHETGNVNAVMDGKIDEFIQAYLKSQKSPIAGK
- a CDS encoding PilT/PilU family type 4a pilus ATPase; its protein translation is MDIIDYLKMMIEKGASDMFYRAGGTVRMRIHGQVVNATDQVVSVDDIDLTFQKLISEEFREFFKKNLDLEFAYYCPELKHRFRVSIFRQRNWPSIVIRSIPSVIKGLEDLNLPAEVLKKLVMERRGLILLTGTMGSGKSTTIASIIEYININSHKHILTLEEPIECTFQDKNSIVNQREIGKDVMSYPTALRSFTLQSPDVIYIGNIRDTETMAAAITIAETGVLVLSTLHTVNASQTVERIVNFFPPHQQPQVCSQLASLLKGVISLRLIPLKDGSGRVPAAEVMLLTPTISRLIRENKAVNMAKYIEEGEVFGMQSFEQALVKMVNAGKITEEQAVSFADNKDDFALALKGIKTR
- a CDS encoding MGMT family protein; this translates as MTAWAWKVCKIIMGIPFGQVRTYKWVAARAGKPGAARAAGQALKNNPYLLIIPCHRVIKSDNSPGGYALGRERKRALLASEKALLKCIGNRRY
- a CDS encoding excinuclease ABC subunit UvrC; this encodes MNDKGNLRAKVDSLPDLPGVYIYKDAAGEIIYIGKAKSLKKRVQSYFSRFLSAKTQAMVAKIAGLEHILTPTESQAQLLEAALIKEKQPQYNISLKDDKSFPLIRISGEDFPVVSICRQKSRADNDSASYFGPYTSAQLLRQALKVIRQVFGFRSCKSMPKIPCLYYRLKLCPGPCADKVSRKDYQGIIEDIRMFLDSRYEKLIYNLALKMERFSKERKFEDAGRIRDQISALSAIAKGGFAPGNEEMEDLKKISGIKDLPLRIEGFDISNISGKEACGSMVSFYKGSPDKDNYRRFRIKTVSGIDDYSMLREAVRRRYSRLKEEKRDLPDLVLIDGGKQHFLAAEDELRKLGLDLALISIAKKEENIYTKRGSEVLKMRLDSPGLNLIRRVRDEAHRFALKYHHLLHKKKILE